A stretch of Candidatus Sphingomonas phytovorans DNA encodes these proteins:
- a CDS encoding MFS transporter produces the protein MNSPAGGDGDMGMRGEFRRSWRELVGATIGLACGVGMYTPITSMFFRALEAEFGWSKTALAFGLLALPLTGIALPFAGRLIDRFGVRPVAAISAAAMAASFFYLSVIGPSLAAFYIGFIGFNLLGCATGPIAYTRPVAARFSASKGAAIAIALSGISISGILLSPLLGNLLAHGGWRAGYQLLAAIALIGGLAAVWLIRPTDGAARVAAADGIERREAIRTLEFWQFGAAIFLAGAASVGFVSQLQSVAIEYGAPAERSGILLAILALSVLVFRVMAGWSLDRFSPGITAACFFIASGLGLGIWLLPHGSMALAILGTLALGLSVGSEHAFISFFCARLFGMKAYSAIFGGLAVFLYFGMAGGGIVFARSRDLSGSYSIAIIGAIIGLVVAGVLIAALPGRIGSPAPQEQ, from the coding sequence TTGAATAGTCCAGCCGGTGGAGACGGGGATATGGGCATGCGGGGAGAATTCCGCCGGAGCTGGCGGGAGCTTGTCGGGGCGACGATTGGCCTTGCCTGTGGCGTGGGCATGTACACGCCAATCACGAGCATGTTTTTCAGGGCGCTTGAAGCAGAGTTCGGCTGGTCGAAAACGGCACTTGCGTTCGGCTTGCTTGCCCTGCCCCTGACCGGGATCGCGCTGCCGTTCGCCGGCCGCCTCATCGACCGATTCGGCGTTCGGCCAGTTGCCGCCATCTCGGCAGCCGCAATGGCCGCGTCGTTCTTCTATCTGTCAGTGATCGGCCCATCGCTCGCGGCATTCTATATCGGTTTCATCGGCTTCAACCTGCTCGGCTGCGCAACCGGGCCGATCGCCTATACGCGCCCCGTAGCAGCGCGGTTTTCCGCGTCGAAGGGGGCCGCCATCGCGATCGCGCTGTCGGGCATTTCGATATCGGGGATACTCCTTTCACCCCTGCTCGGGAATCTGCTGGCTCATGGGGGATGGCGCGCCGGCTATCAGTTGCTCGCGGCGATTGCGTTGATCGGGGGCCTGGCCGCCGTCTGGCTGATCCGCCCCACCGATGGGGCTGCGCGGGTCGCCGCCGCGGACGGCATCGAGCGGCGCGAGGCGATCCGGACGCTGGAATTCTGGCAATTCGGCGCTGCCATCTTCCTTGCCGGCGCCGCGTCGGTCGGGTTCGTATCGCAACTCCAGTCGGTGGCGATCGAATATGGCGCGCCAGCGGAAAGGTCAGGCATCCTCCTTGCGATACTTGCCCTGTCAGTTCTGGTTTTTCGTGTGATGGCCGGCTGGAGCCTCGATCGCTTCTCGCCCGGAATTACCGCCGCCTGCTTCTTCATTGCCTCCGGGCTGGGGCTCGGGATCTGGCTTCTTCCGCACGGATCGATGGCACTGGCCATATTGGGGACGCTGGCGCTCGGCCTGAGCGTCGGATCCGAACATGCGTTCATCTCGTTCTTCTGTGCCAGGCTGTTCGGCATGAAAGCCTATAGCGCCATCTTCGGCGGGCTAGCGGTATTCCTCTATTTCGGGATGGCGGGCGGCGGGATCGTCTTTGCCCGCAGCCGGGACCTTTCGGGATCCTATTCGATCGCGATCATCGGCGCGATCATCGGCCTTGTCGTGGCCGGCGTGCTGATTGCGGCGCTGCCTGGCCGGATCGGTTCGCCGGCGCCGCAAGAGCAGTAG